From Phenylobacterium montanum, the proteins below share one genomic window:
- a CDS encoding DUF6999 family protein yields the protein MSDPFDPRGFDPRDPDPTLALYLDQSLPIDDSAKRALLDCDRSGSRRWLFPLIRPALLAGFVVIKGVRAISPRRPNLNQTLHRLIHWGLRTFASPEANLLILRHFHIGTEILAFIKANAGGVEIATTPLRPRTLKDLEANLFLQHDLNVYNFIIQLNAGLRAQGRDLEPVAQPDFSMISDRFEFDPLPNGPLNRIDVQTAVEAYTPLYALLLPRKDFERAASSLQLDEVVGISVAKILGSSYHLAFVKNGHPLVRLSSLQAGYRLMMHGLDCEALHGWLRVLKHRQAQGLPLDPRAPTVARLAA from the coding sequence ATGAGCGATCCCTTTGATCCCAGAGGCTTCGATCCGCGCGACCCGGACCCGACCCTGGCCCTCTATCTGGACCAGAGCCTGCCGATCGACGACAGCGCCAAGCGGGCGCTGCTGGACTGCGACCGATCCGGCTCGCGCCGCTGGTTGTTCCCGCTGATCCGGCCGGCCCTGCTCGCCGGCTTCGTAGTCATCAAGGGCGTCCGCGCGATCTCGCCCCGGCGGCCGAACCTGAACCAGACCCTGCACCGGCTGATCCACTGGGGCCTTCGGACCTTCGCCTCGCCCGAGGCCAACCTCCTGATCCTCAGGCACTTCCACATCGGCACGGAGATCCTGGCCTTCATCAAGGCCAACGCCGGGGGCGTCGAGATCGCGACCACGCCGCTCAGGCCTCGGACCCTGAAGGACCTGGAGGCCAACCTGTTCCTGCAGCACGACCTCAACGTCTACAACTTCATCATCCAGCTCAACGCAGGTCTCAGAGCCCAGGGGCGGGACCTGGAGCCGGTCGCCCAGCCTGACTTCTCGATGATCTCGGATCGCTTCGAGTTCGATCCCCTGCCCAACGGGCCGCTGAACCGGATCGACGTGCAGACCGCGGTCGAGGCCTACACCCCACTCTACGCTCTGCTCCTGCCGCGCAAGGACTTCGAGCGCGCGGCCAGCTCGCTGCAGCTGGACGAGGTGGTGGGGATCAGCGTGGCCAAGATCCTGGGCAGTTCCTACCACCTGGCCTTCGTCAAGAACGGCCATCCGCTGGTGCGGCTGTCCTCGCTGCAGGCCGGCTACCGGCTGATGATGCACGGCCTCGACTGCGAGGCTTTGCACGGCTGGCTGCGCGTCCTCAAGCACCGTCAGGCCCAGGGCCTGCCGCTCGACCCGCGCGCGCCCACCGTCGCCCGCCTCGCCGCCTGA
- a CDS encoding TetR/AcrR family transcriptional regulator, with protein sequence MGRRSDHTRSELETLFVDEGRRQLAEVGLAKFSARDVAKRAGYSIGTVYNVFGSYDGLMVAINARTLRLWAQDLRERLAAADPAGRIEALVRGYFEFAEENPKSWIAVYEHHMADGGPAPQWYQDVATEIMGIVAAEIAAALPSPDPAKAIALARSLVATVHGHCVFALYRTFDLLGETAPAEAALARVREALAAAGAAG encoded by the coding sequence ATGGGCCGCCGATCCGACCACACCCGCAGCGAACTGGAGACCCTGTTCGTCGACGAAGGCCGCCGCCAGCTGGCCGAGGTGGGCCTGGCAAAGTTTTCGGCCCGTGATGTCGCCAAGCGCGCCGGCTATTCGATCGGCACGGTCTACAACGTGTTCGGCAGCTATGACGGGCTGATGGTGGCCATCAATGCGCGCACCTTGCGCCTCTGGGCCCAGGACCTGCGCGAGCGCCTGGCGGCCGCAGATCCCGCCGGGCGCATCGAGGCCCTGGTGCGCGGCTACTTTGAATTCGCCGAGGAGAATCCCAAGAGCTGGATCGCGGTCTACGAGCACCACATGGCCGACGGCGGGCCAGCGCCGCAGTGGTACCAGGACGTCGCCACTGAGATCATGGGTATCGTCGCCGCCGAGATCGCCGCCGCCCTGCCCTCGCCCGACCCGGCCAAGGCGATCGCCCTGGCCCGATCGCTGGTGGCCACTGTGCATGGCCACTGCGTCTTCGCCCTCTATCGCACCTTCGACCTCCTCGGCGAGACCGCCCCGGCCGAGGCCGCCCTGGCCCGGGTGCGCGAGGCGCTGGCGGCGGCGGGCGCCGCAGGTTGA
- a CDS encoding iron-containing redox enzyme family protein, whose translation MSGALVIAEPDADEAVAAVLRKLAVVWTGFEARLEAVPLIRKLTRGRFELADYHAFLVQLRQQVKDGALWMSRAASNIDEQHLELRSILMRHAVAEHRDFRLLDADYVASGGARQAIENGEKNLGSEALSAWMFHKASQANPFGLLGAMFIIEGLGSIKAGEWGRRVCERLDLPTTAARFLLYHGENDAGHMEEFQAMLRLVLPDAATAAAIVRCAEVTARLYTLQIEEIAA comes from the coding sequence ATGAGCGGCGCCCTCGTCATCGCCGAGCCGGACGCGGACGAGGCCGTCGCCGCGGTCCTGCGCAAGCTGGCCGTGGTCTGGACCGGCTTCGAGGCCCGGCTGGAGGCCGTGCCCCTGATCCGCAAGCTGACCCGCGGTCGGTTCGAGCTGGCCGACTACCACGCCTTCCTGGTGCAGCTGCGCCAGCAGGTGAAGGACGGGGCGCTGTGGATGTCCCGGGCCGCCTCCAACATCGACGAGCAGCACCTGGAGCTGCGCTCGATCCTGATGCGCCACGCCGTGGCCGAGCACCGCGACTTTCGCCTGCTCGACGCCGACTATGTCGCCTCCGGCGGCGCGCGCCAGGCCATCGAGAACGGGGAGAAGAACCTGGGCTCCGAGGCCCTGTCGGCCTGGATGTTCCACAAGGCGTCGCAGGCCAATCCGTTCGGCCTCCTGGGCGCCATGTTCATCATCGAGGGGCTGGGCTCGATCAAGGCCGGCGAGTGGGGCCGCAGGGTGTGCGAGCGGCTGGACCTGCCGACCACCGCCGCCCGCTTCCTGCTCTATCACGGTGAGAACGACGCCGGGCACATGGAGGAGTTCCAGGCCATGCTGCGCCTGGTGCTGCCCGATGCGGCCACAGCGGCGGCCATCGTCCGCTGCGCCGAGGTCACCGCCCGGCTTTACACCCTGCAGATCGAGGAGATCGCCGCATGA
- a CDS encoding beta-ketoacyl-ACP synthase III — MDPLSPVYITGCGAFLPGQPIDNEIMEDHIGRVGGAPSVFGRRALRWNGIARRHYALTPEGRWLHSNASMSAEAVLRALEAAGLGRADLDCLAAATTQGDLLVPGHASAVHGELGGGALELASFQSVCASALMAAKYAWMAVRTGEANCAAACAGEFSSRWFRPEFYEGGALIDTKGRLAMAADFLRFTLSDGAGAVVMESRPRPKGLSLRVQWIDMVSLAGRFDPCMWAGASEQGRAERDGGWSRRGPLAAHAEGAIALQQDFNLLKAVIRAWIGVYLDKVDAGRIDPRAVDHLLCHYSARSLREEIVGLLEATHAMIPEERWFTTLTETGNVGSASIWIMLEALVRSGRVQPGQRILCIVPESGRAMVGFMMLEAVEAVR; from the coding sequence ATGGACCCTCTCAGTCCGGTCTACATCACCGGTTGCGGCGCCTTCCTTCCGGGCCAGCCGATCGACAACGAAATCATGGAAGACCACATCGGCCGGGTCGGCGGCGCGCCGTCGGTGTTCGGCCGCCGGGCCCTGCGCTGGAACGGCATCGCCCGCCGCCACTACGCCCTGACCCCCGAAGGCCGCTGGCTGCACTCCAACGCCTCCATGAGCGCCGAGGCGGTGCTGAGGGCGCTGGAGGCGGCGGGCCTTGGCCGCGCCGACCTCGACTGCCTGGCGGCCGCGACCACCCAGGGAGACCTTCTGGTCCCCGGACACGCCAGCGCCGTGCATGGCGAGCTGGGCGGCGGGGCGCTGGAGCTGGCCAGCTTCCAATCGGTCTGCGCCTCGGCCCTGATGGCGGCGAAATATGCCTGGATGGCGGTGCGCACCGGCGAGGCGAACTGCGCCGCGGCCTGCGCCGGGGAGTTCTCCTCCCGCTGGTTCCGGCCTGAGTTCTACGAAGGCGGCGCCCTCATCGACACCAAGGGACGGCTGGCCATGGCGGCCGACTTCCTGCGCTTCACCCTGTCGGACGGGGCGGGAGCGGTGGTGATGGAAAGCCGCCCGCGGCCGAAGGGCCTGAGCCTCAGGGTCCAGTGGATCGACATGGTCTCGCTCGCCGGCCGCTTCGATCCCTGCATGTGGGCCGGCGCCAGCGAGCAGGGCCGGGCCGAGCGCGACGGCGGCTGGAGCCGGCGCGGTCCTCTCGCCGCCCACGCCGAGGGCGCCATCGCCCTGCAGCAGGACTTCAATCTGCTGAAAGCGGTGATCCGCGCCTGGATCGGGGTCTATCTGGACAAGGTCGACGCCGGCCGCATCGACCCGCGCGCCGTGGACCATCTGCTCTGCCACTATTCCGCCCGCTCCTTGCGTGAGGAGATCGTCGGCCTCCTCGAAGCCACCCACGCCATGATCCCCGAGGAGCGCTGGTTCACCACCCTGACCGAGACCGGCAATGTCGGTTCGGCCTCGATCTGGATCATGCTGGAGGCCCTGGTCCGCAGCGGCCGGGTCCAGCCTGGTCAGCGGATCCTGTGCATCGTGCCCGAAAGCGGCCGCGCCATGGTCGGCTTCATGATGCTCGAGGCGGTGGAGGCGGTGCGATGA
- a CDS encoding dienelactone hydrolase family protein, whose amino-acid sequence MDLLAHAARLEPHLSVVRPTGLQRYPVVVQMHDCSGVNATQFRYAEAARDIGCAAVVLDSFAPLGISRPEAKATVCTGLRFRGDQRAVDLVATLKWLTRQPWADPDNIVVAGWSHGAWAAMEALAGSADEALEARALLSRLRAAILFYPYAGAASHTYRQGWGPHRPKVYACLAGRDMVVGRVAPARTFQRLRDDGLDVRILDLPDAGHCFDDPETNALFARYSPCLAEQARRFYLDALAEASAKPGPRLAFSR is encoded by the coding sequence ATGGACCTCCTCGCTCATGCTGCGCGCCTCGAGCCGCATCTCTCCGTCGTCCGGCCGACCGGCCTTCAGCGCTACCCCGTGGTGGTGCAGATGCACGACTGCTCCGGCGTCAACGCCACCCAGTTCCGCTATGCCGAGGCTGCACGGGACATCGGCTGCGCCGCGGTGGTGCTGGACTCGTTCGCCCCGCTCGGCATCAGTCGCCCCGAGGCCAAGGCCACGGTCTGTACGGGCCTGAGGTTCCGCGGCGACCAACGCGCCGTCGATCTTGTGGCGACGCTCAAGTGGCTCACCCGCCAGCCCTGGGCCGACCCCGACAACATCGTCGTCGCCGGCTGGAGCCACGGCGCCTGGGCCGCCATGGAGGCGCTGGCGGGCTCTGCTGACGAAGCCCTGGAGGCGCGGGCGCTGCTGTCGCGGCTCAGGGCGGCAATCCTGTTCTACCCCTATGCTGGGGCCGCTTCGCATACCTATCGCCAAGGCTGGGGGCCGCACCGGCCCAAGGTCTATGCCTGCCTGGCCGGGCGCGACATGGTGGTAGGGCGCGTGGCGCCGGCGCGCACCTTCCAGCGGCTGAGGGACGACGGCCTCGACGTACGCATCCTCGACCTGCCGGACGCGGGGCACTGTTTCGACGATCCGGAGACCAATGCTCTTTTCGCCCGCTACAGTCCTTGCCTCGCCGAGCAGGCCCGCCGCTTCTACCTGGACGCCCTGGCCGAGGCGTCAGCCAAGCCTGGGCCGCGGCTCGCCTTCAGCAGATGA